A section of the Thauera chlorobenzoica genome encodes:
- a CDS encoding DEAD/DEAH box helicase codes for MNKSRKPGGTRTTPPKEPKLSRTQLPPEISAIEWQQRLRRQFGREQGFGLENIGAEPFFSEFRVSNPQSKSSYRVAIRGKLPGDNYCACPDYATNELGTCKHIEFVLAKLEKKRGAKAAFARGYQPPFSELYLRNDGGRAIHFRSGTDCPPAISKAAGRLFDMVRDGMLPPEKFGALERFVAAVAKSGHELRAYDDALDFIAGRRDAERRGKALDELFRDGSDDPQLNKLLKVPLYPYQAEGALFAVRAGRALIGDEMGLGKTIQAIAAAEILARHFGVSKVLVICPTSLKYQWQSEIARFAGRDSRVISGGRAQRQKDYALDEFCKITNYEKLQPDLDLIAAWGPELVIVDEAQRVKNWNTIAARALKRIDSPYAVVLTGTPLENKLEELISIVQFVDQHRLGPTWKLLHEHQVKDEGGRVTGYTGLDKIGQTLAPIMIRRRKSEVLMQLPERTDQNLLVPMTEAQMVYHQENADVVTKIVQRWRKTKFLSDKDQRRLTCALQNMRMACNSTYLLDQESDHGVKADELAALFDGLFEQSGAKAVVFSQWTRTHDIVIRRLEARGLGYVSFHGGVPSEKRLALVERFRDDPACRVFLSTDAGATGLNLQHASILVNMDLPWNPALLEQRIARIHRMGQKRPVQIINFVAKGTIEEGMLSVLAFKRSLAAGILDGGTGEVALGGSRLNRFMKEVENVTGHVGEGEAMTPAEEVVGAGAAVPAESEVVIAGEVETGVGADGTAPPQMDADPWRALAQLGTQLVSALVAANAPAASAHPWIERDPATGVRNLKLPLPPPETARRLADAFSVLADALRGKG; via the coding sequence ATGAACAAATCGAGAAAGCCGGGCGGCACCAGAACAACCCCACCCAAGGAACCGAAACTTTCCCGGACTCAGCTCCCGCCGGAAATCTCCGCCATTGAATGGCAGCAGCGGCTGCGCCGCCAGTTTGGCCGCGAGCAGGGATTCGGACTGGAGAATATCGGCGCGGAGCCGTTCTTTTCCGAGTTCCGCGTCAGCAACCCGCAGTCGAAGAGCAGCTATCGCGTAGCGATTCGCGGCAAACTGCCCGGCGACAACTATTGCGCCTGCCCGGACTATGCGACCAACGAGCTGGGCACGTGCAAGCACATCGAGTTCGTGCTCGCGAAACTCGAGAAGAAACGCGGCGCCAAAGCGGCCTTCGCGCGCGGCTACCAGCCGCCGTTCTCGGAGTTGTACCTGCGCAACGACGGTGGACGCGCGATCCATTTTCGCTCCGGCACGGATTGCCCGCCGGCCATCTCGAAGGCGGCCGGGCGGTTGTTCGACATGGTGCGCGACGGGATGCTGCCGCCGGAAAAGTTTGGTGCGCTGGAGCGTTTCGTCGCCGCCGTGGCCAAGAGCGGCCACGAGCTGCGCGCCTATGATGATGCCCTCGATTTCATCGCCGGCCGGCGCGATGCCGAGCGGCGCGGGAAGGCATTGGACGAACTCTTTCGCGACGGCAGCGACGATCCGCAGCTGAACAAGCTGCTCAAGGTGCCGCTCTACCCGTACCAGGCCGAAGGCGCCTTGTTCGCGGTGCGGGCGGGCAGGGCTCTGATCGGTGACGAGATGGGCCTGGGCAAGACCATCCAGGCGATCGCCGCGGCCGAGATTCTGGCGCGGCATTTCGGCGTGTCGAAGGTGCTGGTGATCTGCCCGACCTCGCTCAAGTACCAGTGGCAAAGCGAGATCGCGCGCTTTGCCGGGCGCGATTCACGGGTCATATCGGGCGGGCGCGCGCAGCGACAGAAGGACTATGCGCTGGACGAGTTCTGCAAGATCACCAACTATGAAAAGCTTCAGCCCGACCTCGATCTGATCGCCGCCTGGGGGCCGGAGCTGGTGATCGTCGACGAGGCGCAGCGGGTCAAGAACTGGAACACCATCGCCGCCCGCGCGCTGAAGCGCATCGACAGCCCCTACGCCGTGGTGCTCACCGGCACGCCGCTGGAAAACAAGCTGGAGGAACTCATCTCCATCGTCCAGTTTGTCGACCAGCACCGCCTGGGGCCGACCTGGAAGCTGCTGCACGAGCATCAGGTCAAGGACGAAGGCGGGCGTGTCACCGGCTATACCGGGCTGGACAAGATCGGCCAGACGCTGGCGCCGATCATGATCCGCCGCCGTAAATCCGAAGTCCTGATGCAGCTGCCGGAGCGCACCGATCAGAATCTGCTGGTGCCGATGACGGAAGCGCAGATGGTCTACCACCAGGAAAACGCCGACGTCGTGACCAAAATCGTGCAGCGCTGGCGCAAGACGAAGTTCCTCTCCGACAAGGACCAGCGACGGCTGACCTGCGCCTTGCAGAACATGCGCATGGCGTGCAACAGCACCTACCTGCTCGACCAGGAGAGCGACCACGGCGTCAAGGCGGATGAACTGGCGGCGCTGTTCGACGGCCTGTTCGAGCAATCCGGGGCCAAGGCGGTGGTGTTCAGCCAGTGGACGCGGACCCACGACATCGTGATCCGCCGGCTCGAAGCACGTGGGCTGGGCTATGTCAGCTTCCACGGCGGGGTGCCCTCGGAGAAGCGGCTGGCGCTGGTGGAGCGTTTCCGCGACGATCCCGCGTGCCGGGTGTTCCTCTCCACCGACGCCGGCGCCACCGGGCTCAACCTGCAACACGCCTCGATCCTGGTGAACATGGATCTGCCGTGGAATCCGGCGCTGCTCGAGCAGCGCATCGCGCGGATCCACCGGATGGGCCAGAAACGGCCGGTGCAGATCATCAATTTCGTCGCCAAGGGCACGATCGAGGAGGGCATGCTGTCGGTGCTGGCCTTCAAGCGCTCGCTGGCGGCGGGCATCCTCGACGGCGGCACAGGCGAGGTCGCGCTGGGCGGCTCGCGTCTGAACCGCTTCATGAAGGAGGTCGAGAACGTCACCGGCCATGTGGGCGAGGGCGAGGCCATGACGCCGGCCGAAGAGGTGGTGGGGGCGGGTGCGGCGGTTCCGGCGGAGTCCGAGGTGGTGATCGCAGGCGAAGTGGAGACAGGCGTCGGCGCTGACGGGACGGCGCCGCCGCAAATGGACGCCGATCCCTGGCGGGCTTTGGCGCAACTTGGCACGCAATTGGTTTCCGCATTGGTGGCGGCGAACGCCCCGGCCGCATCGGCGCATCCGTGGATCGAGCGGGATCCGGCGACCGGCGTGCGCAATCTCAAGCTGCCGCTACCGCCACCCGAAACGGCACGACGACTGGCCGATGCGTTTTCGGTGCTGGCGGACGCGTTGCGGGGGAAGGGGTGA